A genomic window from Pseudomonas cavernicola includes:
- a CDS encoding 2-hydroxyacid dehydrogenase, producing MKPLVLLSSDTLLLGQLRAAFARQAPELQVVLADDPAAKDAEIAACWFPPVGSLASLPALKLIHSVAAGVDHLDADPERPALPVCRVVDPAHRQGMAEYVRWAVLHYHRDFDRALEQQSRQLWRRHPQVPASVYKVGVMGLGSLGGAIAAELAEAGYAVRGWARTEKPLEGVETFAGEAGFAAFLSGLDLLVNLLPLTEATKGILCTATFNALKPGAAIVNCGRGQHLRGDDLEQALAEGQLRGALLDVFEKEPLPLDNRLWTTPGVIITPHMASAASHDCIARQIAENARRLAEGLPLINLVDPRLGY from the coding sequence ATGAAACCGCTGGTTCTGTTATCGAGCGATACGCTGCTGCTTGGGCAGTTGCGCGCTGCGTTCGCCCGCCAGGCGCCTGAACTTCAGGTGGTACTGGCTGATGACCCGGCCGCGAAGGACGCGGAAATCGCTGCCTGCTGGTTTCCACCGGTGGGGAGCCTGGCGTCGCTGCCAGCACTGAAACTGATCCACTCCGTGGCGGCAGGGGTGGATCACCTCGACGCAGATCCCGAACGTCCGGCTTTGCCGGTCTGTAGGGTGGTCGATCCTGCGCATCGGCAGGGCATGGCCGAGTACGTGCGCTGGGCAGTGCTGCACTACCACCGTGATTTCGACCGGGCGCTGGAGCAACAGAGCCGGCAGCTCTGGCGGCGCCATCCACAGGTCCCCGCGTCCGTCTACAAGGTGGGCGTGATGGGGCTTGGTTCTCTGGGGGGCGCCATCGCCGCGGAACTGGCCGAAGCCGGCTACGCCGTGCGCGGCTGGGCCCGCACCGAGAAACCGCTCGAGGGTGTCGAGACCTTTGCCGGCGAGGCCGGGTTCGCCGCCTTTCTGAGTGGCTTGGACCTGCTGGTCAATCTGCTGCCCCTGACCGAAGCGACCAAAGGCATCCTCTGCACTGCCACTTTCAACGCCCTTAAACCGGGCGCCGCGATCGTCAATTGCGGGCGCGGGCAGCACCTGCGGGGCGACGACTTGGAACAGGCGCTGGCTGAGGGGCAATTGCGCGGCGCGCTACTCGATGTGTTCGAGAAGGAGCCGCTACCGCTCGACAACCGGCTGTGGACTACCCCCGGGGTCATCATCACGCCGCATATGGCCTCGGCCGCCTCCCACGATTGTATCGCCCGGCAGATTGCGGAGAACGCCAGGCGCCTGGCCGAGGGCCTGCCACTTATAAACCTGGTCGACCCCCGGCTCGGCTACTGA
- a CDS encoding ATP-binding protein, protein MRSWRRFLPVPRSLLGRMLLLTLLVVLLAQALSSVIWLSQLRASQMEGLLTSARSLAHSMAASVSYFRSLPLGYRPLVLDQLRSMGGTRFFVSLNDKPLQMRVLPPTPRKRAVLNAVDEVLRERLGKSVDLSAQFVSPDDLRIFNSGLKLDELPRSWAHYALSLEPVNPPVLVTQIQIAPNEWLYLASLMPEPYVSLEDQGLPAQQLWFILLTSSFLLLFIGILVHWQSRPLKRLAVAAREMSLGATVEPLAEAGGSEVVEVSRAFNSMRESISRYLSERSQLFSAISHDLRTPITRLRLRVELLEDENLQAKFGRDLDELELLVKGALQCVKDTDIHENIEQVDLNYLLHGLIEPYLGGGRVTLEGEAQASYPGKPLALRRCIGNLVDNALKYGQRAHLHIEDNAEAFVLHVDDEGPGVPEQRLEQVFEPYFRLSGQQQGYGLGLGIARNLAHSHGGELSLRNLREGGLRVTLWLPRHAG, encoded by the coding sequence ATGCGTAGCTGGCGCCGCTTCCTGCCGGTACCACGCTCGCTACTCGGGCGCATGCTGCTGTTGACCCTGCTGGTGGTGTTGCTGGCGCAGGCGCTGTCCAGTGTGATCTGGCTCTCGCAGTTGCGCGCCAGCCAGATGGAGGGCCTGCTCACCAGTGCGCGCAGCCTCGCCCACTCGATGGCGGCCAGCGTCAGTTACTTCCGCTCCCTGCCGCTGGGTTACCGGCCGCTGGTGCTGGATCAGCTGCGCAGCATGGGCGGCACACGCTTCTTCGTTTCCCTCAACGACAAGCCGCTGCAGATGCGAGTGCTGCCGCCCACACCGCGCAAGCGTGCCGTGCTGAATGCCGTGGATGAGGTGCTGCGCGAGCGCCTGGGCAAGTCGGTGGACCTCTCCGCGCAGTTCGTCAGCCCGGACGACCTGCGCATCTTCAATAGCGGCCTGAAGCTCGACGAACTGCCGCGCTCCTGGGCGCACTATGCCTTGAGCCTGGAGCCGGTGAATCCGCCGGTACTGGTCACGCAGATCCAAATCGCCCCCAACGAGTGGCTGTACCTGGCATCCCTAATGCCGGAGCCCTACGTCAGCCTGGAGGACCAGGGCCTGCCGGCGCAACAGCTGTGGTTCATCCTGCTCACCAGCAGCTTTCTGCTTCTGTTCATCGGCATCCTGGTGCACTGGCAGAGCCGGCCGCTGAAGCGTCTGGCAGTGGCGGCGCGGGAGATGTCGCTGGGCGCCACGGTGGAACCGCTGGCCGAGGCCGGCGGCAGCGAGGTGGTGGAGGTGAGCCGGGCCTTCAACAGCATGCGCGAGAGCATCAGCCGTTACCTCAGCGAGCGCAGCCAGTTGTTCAGCGCCATCTCCCACGACCTGCGCACCCCCATCACCCGCCTGCGCCTGCGTGTCGAGCTGCTGGAGGACGAGAACCTGCAGGCCAAGTTCGGCCGTGACCTCGACGAGCTGGAGCTGCTGGTGAAGGGCGCGCTGCAATGCGTGAAAGACACCGATATCCACGAGAACATCGAGCAGGTCGACCTCAATTATCTGCTGCATGGCCTCATCGAGCCCTATCTGGGCGGCGGCCGGGTGACCCTGGAGGGTGAGGCGCAGGCCAGCTACCCCGGCAAGCCGTTGGCGTTGCGCCGCTGCATCGGCAACCTGGTCGACAACGCGCTGAAGTACGGGCAGCGCGCGCACTTGCATATTGAGGACAACGCCGAAGCCTTCGTCCTGCATGTGGACGACGAGGGGCCAGGGGTACCGGAGCAGCGCCTGGAGCAGGTCTTCGAGCCGTACTTCCGCCTCTCCGGGCAGCAGCAGGGTTATGGCCTGGGGCTCGGCATCGCGCGCAACCTGGCGCACAGCCACGGCGGTGAGCTGAGCCTGCGCAACCTGCGCGAGGGTGGACTGCGTGTAACCCTGTGGTTGCCTCGGCATGCAGGGTGA
- the edd gene encoding phosphogluconate dehydratase: MHPRVLEVTERLVARSRATRERYLAMIQAAASEGPQRGKLQCANFAHGVAGCGGGDKQRLRLMDAANVAIVSAYNDMLSAHQPYEHYPEQIKQALREIGSVGQFAGGVPAMCDGVTQGEPGMELGIASREVIAMSTAVALSHNMFDAALCLGICDKIVPGLLMGALRFGHLPTLFVPGGPMATGLSNKEKADVRQRYAEGKASRDELLEAEMKAYHSPGTCTFYGTANTNQMLMEVMGLHLPGSSFVNPSTPLRDALTIEAARQVTRLTRQSGQFMPLGELVDERVLINSIVALHATGGSTNHTLHMPAIAQAAGIHLTWQDMADLSEVVPTLAHVYPNGKADINHFQAAGGVAFLVRELLDAGLLHEDVNTVVGRGLRRYTQEPFLEDGQLVWREGASKSLDENILRPVARPFSPEGGLRLMDGNLGRGVMKVSAVDPEHQMVEAPARVFHDQQELADAFKAGELERDMVAVMRFQGPRSNGMPELHKMTPYLGVLQDRGFKVALVTDGRMSGASGKIPAAIHVCPEAYDGGPLARVRDGDIIRVDGRAGTLRILLDPDEFAAREPARGDLDAGVGCGRELFAFMRMAFSSAEQGASAFTSSLESLK, translated from the coding sequence ATGCATCCCCGCGTTCTTGAGGTAACCGAGCGCCTGGTCGCGCGCAGTCGCGCCACACGCGAGCGCTATCTGGCCATGATTCAAGCGGCCGCCAGCGAGGGGCCGCAACGCGGCAAGCTGCAGTGCGCCAACTTCGCCCACGGGGTGGCTGGCTGTGGGGGCGGTGACAAGCAGCGCCTGCGCCTGATGGATGCCGCCAACGTGGCCATCGTCTCGGCCTATAACGACATGCTCTCCGCCCACCAGCCCTACGAGCATTACCCCGAGCAGATCAAGCAGGCGCTGCGCGAGATCGGCTCGGTCGGCCAGTTCGCCGGCGGCGTGCCAGCCATGTGCGATGGCGTGACCCAGGGCGAGCCTGGCATGGAGCTGGGTATCGCCAGTCGCGAGGTGATCGCCATGTCCACGGCGGTGGCGTTGTCGCACAACATGTTCGACGCGGCCCTGTGCCTGGGCATCTGCGACAAGATCGTCCCTGGCCTGCTGATGGGTGCCTTGCGTTTCGGTCATCTGCCGACCCTGTTCGTGCCGGGCGGGCCCATGGCCACGGGGCTTTCGAACAAAGAGAAGGCTGATGTGCGGCAGCGCTACGCCGAGGGCAAAGCCAGTCGCGACGAACTGTTGGAGGCCGAAATGAAGGCCTACCACAGTCCAGGCACTTGCACCTTCTACGGCACCGCCAACACCAACCAGATGTTGATGGAAGTGATGGGGCTGCATTTGCCCGGTTCATCCTTCGTCAATCCCAGCACCCCGCTGCGCGATGCCCTGACCATCGAAGCCGCGCGGCAGGTCACCCGCCTGACCCGGCAGAGCGGGCAGTTCATGCCTCTTGGCGAGCTTGTCGACGAGCGTGTGTTGATCAACTCTATCGTGGCGCTGCATGCCACTGGCGGCTCCACCAACCACACCCTGCACATGCCGGCCATCGCTCAGGCTGCCGGCATCCACCTGACCTGGCAGGATATGGCCGATCTCTCCGAAGTGGTGCCGACCCTGGCTCACGTCTATCCCAACGGCAAGGCCGACATCAACCACTTCCAGGCCGCCGGCGGCGTGGCCTTCCTGGTCCGCGAGCTGCTCGATGCCGGATTGCTGCACGAAGACGTCAATACCGTCGTCGGGCGTGGACTACGGCGCTACACCCAGGAGCCTTTCCTCGAGGATGGGCAGTTGGTGTGGCGTGAAGGAGCAAGCAAGAGTCTCGACGAAAACATCCTCCGGCCGGTGGCGCGGCCGTTTTCACCTGAGGGCGGTCTGCGCTTGATGGATGGCAACCTTGGCCGTGGCGTGATGAAAGTCTCCGCCGTGGACCCCGAGCACCAGATGGTGGAGGCGCCAGCGCGGGTGTTCCATGACCAGCAGGAGCTGGCTGATGCCTTCAAGGCCGGTGAGCTGGAGCGCGACATGGTTGCGGTCATGCGCTTCCAGGGGCCGCGGTCCAATGGCATGCCGGAGTTGCACAAGATGACGCCGTACCTGGGCGTGCTGCAGGATCGCGGCTTCAAGGTGGCGCTGGTGACCGATGGGCGCATGTCCGGCGCATCCGGGAAGATCCCGGCGGCCATCCATGTCTGCCCCGAGGCCTACGATGGCGGTCCGTTGGCGCGGGTGCGCGACGGTGACATCATTCGCGTCGATGGCCGTGCCGGGACCTTGCGGATCCTGCTCGACCCCGACGAGTTCGCCGCCCGCGAGCCTGCACGCGGCGACCTGGATGCGGGCGTCGGCTGCGGCCGCGAACTCTTCGCCTTCATGCGCATGGCCTTCAGTTCGGCCGAGCAGGGGGCGAGTGCCTTTACATCCAGCCTGGAGAGCCTGAAGTGA
- a CDS encoding RidA family protein, whose protein sequence is MKRINSAPGTIGPVGPYSQAVVSGNLVFTAGQIPALDSLAEQPASFADQVRQTFSNLEAILKEAGSSLSHIVKVNAYLTDPALLEEFNLVYREILGHAPPARTTVCVQLWGVSLEIDCIAELVS, encoded by the coding sequence ATGAAGCGAATCAATTCAGCCCCCGGCACCATCGGTCCGGTGGGGCCCTATTCCCAGGCAGTCGTCTCCGGCAACCTGGTGTTCACCGCCGGGCAGATTCCTGCGCTGGATAGCCTGGCTGAGCAACCCGCCAGCTTTGCCGATCAGGTTCGGCAGACCTTCAGCAACCTCGAGGCAATTCTCAAGGAAGCCGGCTCCAGTCTGAGCCATATCGTCAAGGTCAACGCCTACCTCACCGATCCCGCCCTGCTCGAGGAGTTCAACCTGGTCTACCGGGAAATCCTCGGTCATGCGCCGCCGGCTCGCACCACGGTATGCGTGCAACTCTGGGGTGTTTCCCTGGAGATCGACTGCATCGCCGAGCTGGTTTCCTGA
- a CDS encoding RraA family protein — MTEQLIEQLGEVSFATLGHFLEEGFVDHAIRAMVPNIRFVGRAVTLRVADADAIAVNRALATLRPGDVLVIDMAGDWSHAPVGAVTQCAAQCAGAVGIVVDGVVTDIAELRAAGLPVFARGTSQLTTKLHGTSESATNVPVMCGGVHVGPGDLVMADDNGVLVLDTAVAAEVIERALASDRAEPEILARLRAGESVGTVLA; from the coding sequence ATGACTGAACAACTGATCGAGCAACTGGGCGAGGTGAGCTTCGCCACCCTCGGGCATTTCCTCGAAGAGGGATTCGTCGATCACGCCATTCGTGCAATGGTGCCGAACATCAGGTTTGTCGGCCGGGCGGTCACTCTTCGCGTTGCCGACGCCGACGCCATCGCGGTGAACCGCGCATTGGCAACCTTGCGGCCTGGCGACGTGCTGGTGATCGACATGGCGGGCGATTGGTCCCACGCGCCCGTGGGCGCGGTGACCCAATGCGCGGCGCAATGTGCAGGTGCGGTGGGAATAGTGGTGGACGGCGTGGTGACGGATATCGCGGAACTCCGTGCGGCCGGCCTGCCGGTGTTCGCCCGCGGCACCAGCCAGCTGACAACCAAGCTCCATGGCACATCGGAAAGCGCGACTAACGTGCCGGTGATGTGCGGGGGAGTGCACGTAGGGCCGGGTGATCTGGTGATGGCGGACGACAATGGCGTGCTGGTGCTGGACACCGCTGTTGCGGCCGAGGTGATCGAGCGGGCGCTGGCCTCGGATCGCGCGGAGCCCGAGATTCTGGCCCGGTTGAGGGCTGGGGAGTCGGTTGGCACGGTACTGGCGTAG
- a CDS encoding MFS transporter, producing MNSPACSTVGTHQPAKQTDMKKVAVASVIGTTVEWYDLFIFATASALVFNKIFFPGFDALVGTLLAFGTFASAYGARIVGAALFGHFGDRLGRKSMLLISLLTMGAATFAIGLLPDYQTIGVWAPILLLTLRIIQGLALGGEWGGAVLMAVEHAPLNKRGLYGSWVQIGVPLGTMLANLAFLLIAATLPAEEMLSWGWRVPFLASILLVGVGLYIRLNITETPAFQSVEKAHSQVKVPLFEVFRKYWKQVLLGGVATMSTGASYNIIVAFGLTYGTQTLGFSRGEMLSVVLAACACCVVMLPFFGALSDKYGRKPVIVGGIIAEALVAFPMFWLMDTKELPFVFLGYLLLMTAFAANYGPIATFLAELFGTKVRYSGLSISYMLSGLLGSAATPLVTTWLLAMTGKGSSVAWYMIGSAVISLIALLLLTETFKKDLGVLPEQSRTGKAATAN from the coding sequence ATGAACAGCCCAGCGTGCTCCACGGTTGGTACTCACCAGCCCGCAAAACAAACAGACATGAAGAAAGTAGCAGTCGCCAGCGTCATCGGCACCACCGTCGAATGGTATGACCTGTTCATATTCGCCACGGCCTCCGCCCTGGTGTTCAACAAGATCTTCTTCCCCGGCTTCGACGCCCTGGTCGGGACACTCCTGGCATTCGGTACCTTCGCCTCCGCCTATGGTGCGCGCATCGTCGGCGCCGCGTTGTTCGGCCACTTCGGTGATCGCCTCGGGCGCAAATCGATGCTGCTCATCTCCCTGCTCACCATGGGCGCCGCCACCTTCGCCATCGGCTTGCTCCCCGACTATCAAACCATCGGTGTCTGGGCGCCCATCCTCCTGCTGACCCTGAGGATCATCCAGGGCTTGGCGCTAGGTGGGGAATGGGGCGGTGCGGTGCTGATGGCCGTCGAGCATGCCCCGCTCAACAAGCGCGGCCTGTATGGCTCCTGGGTGCAGATCGGCGTGCCGTTGGGCACGATGCTGGCCAACCTCGCGTTCCTGCTCATCGCCGCGACGCTGCCTGCGGAAGAGATGCTGTCCTGGGGCTGGCGCGTGCCTTTCCTGGCGAGCATTCTGCTGGTCGGGGTGGGGCTATACATCCGTCTGAACATCACCGAGACCCCGGCCTTCCAGTCGGTGGAAAAGGCCCATAGCCAGGTCAAGGTGCCGCTGTTCGAAGTCTTCAGGAAGTACTGGAAGCAGGTCCTTCTCGGCGGCGTCGCCACCATGTCCACCGGTGCCTCGTACAACATCATCGTCGCCTTCGGCCTCACCTACGGCACTCAGACGCTGGGTTTCAGCCGTGGCGAAATGTTGTCGGTGGTGCTCGCCGCCTGTGCCTGCTGCGTTGTGATGCTGCCGTTTTTCGGTGCACTGTCGGACAAGTACGGGCGCAAGCCGGTGATAGTCGGCGGCATCATCGCCGAGGCCCTGGTGGCCTTCCCCATGTTCTGGCTGATGGACACCAAGGAACTGCCCTTCGTATTCCTCGGCTACCTGCTGCTGATGACCGCGTTCGCCGCGAACTACGGGCCGATTGCCACCTTCCTGGCCGAACTGTTCGGCACCAAGGTGCGCTATTCCGGGTTGTCGATCAGTTACATGCTGTCCGGCTTGCTGGGCAGTGCGGCAACGCCGCTGGTGACCACCTGGCTGCTGGCGATGACCGGCAAGGGCTCCTCGGTCGCCTGGTACATGATCGGTTCCGCGGTGATTTCGCTGATCGCGCTCCTGCTGCTGACCGAGACATTCAAGAAAGACCTCGGCGTCCTCCCCGAGCAGTCCCGAACCGGGAAAGCGGCAACTGCCAACTGA
- a CDS encoding OprD family porin, translating to MKKSIQRFSFAAGALSLPLSQPVLADFFEDSQAMLGLRNFYFNNDFRNRAGSAGQSKTEEWVQGFMLNFSSGYTEGSLGVGLDAIGLVGLTLDSGAGRHRGSSMIPRDGEGAADEWSRLGLTPKLKFSKTEARYGTLMPKLPVVTYNDGRLLPQTFEGGQITSNELDELTLTAGRLEHATGRASSDRTGLAVMGGTQESNEFLLAGADYRFSPELTAQYYFGNLEDYYKQHFLGLVHSFPIAEGQSFKTELRYFKTASDGANSSASGRASGYKVSGFSEEGTGEIDNRTWSAAFTYAIGGHALTAGYQRVSDGSNFVQLNQGSLPGKGAGGASLYLHTDRMLASFNRAGERTGFAQYNYDFAAAGIPGLKASVIYLKGDNIQSYSGNEKSEWERDIALDYVIQGGAFKGLGIGWKNGLLHSEVDPNQEQNRLILSYSFALF from the coding sequence ATGAAAAAATCGATTCAACGCTTTAGCTTCGCCGCCGGCGCTTTGTCGCTGCCGCTCAGTCAGCCGGTATTGGCGGACTTTTTCGAGGACAGCCAGGCGATGCTCGGGCTGCGCAACTTCTACTTCAACAACGATTTCCGCAACCGGGCCGGCAGTGCCGGCCAGAGCAAAACCGAAGAGTGGGTTCAAGGCTTCATGCTCAACTTCAGTTCCGGTTATACCGAGGGCAGCCTCGGTGTGGGGCTGGATGCCATCGGCCTGGTGGGCCTGACGCTGGACAGCGGCGCCGGACGCCATCGTGGCAGTTCGATGATCCCCAGGGATGGGGAGGGTGCTGCGGATGAATGGAGTCGCCTGGGGCTCACGCCGAAACTGAAGTTCTCCAAGACCGAGGCCCGCTACGGCACCCTGATGCCCAAGCTGCCGGTGGTTACTTACAACGATGGCAGGCTGCTGCCGCAGACCTTCGAAGGTGGACAGATCACCTCGAACGAGCTCGATGAGCTGACCCTGACGGCCGGGCGCCTGGAACACGCTACCGGGCGCGCTTCCAGCGATCGCACCGGCCTGGCCGTCATGGGCGGCACCCAGGAGAGCAACGAATTCCTGCTTGCCGGCGCGGACTATAGGTTCAGCCCGGAGCTCACTGCGCAGTATTACTTCGGCAATCTCGAGGACTACTACAAGCAGCACTTCCTGGGCCTGGTTCACTCATTCCCGATCGCTGAAGGGCAGTCCTTCAAGACCGAACTGCGCTACTTCAAAACCGCCTCCGATGGGGCCAACAGCTCGGCCTCGGGGCGCGCTTCCGGCTACAAGGTCAGTGGCTTCAGCGAAGAGGGCACGGGTGAAATCGACAACCGCACCTGGAGCGCCGCCTTCACCTATGCCATCGGCGGCCATGCCCTGACCGCCGGCTACCAGCGCGTATCCGATGGCAGCAACTTTGTACAGCTCAACCAGGGCTCGCTGCCGGGCAAGGGCGCCGGTGGCGCGAGCCTGTACCTGCACACCGACCGGATGCTCGCCAGCTTCAACCGGGCAGGGGAGCGGACCGGTTTCGCGCAGTACAACTATGACTTCGCGGCGGCCGGCATTCCGGGTTTGAAAGCCTCCGTCATATACCTGAAGGGCGACAACATCCAGAGCTATTCCGGTAACGAGAAGTCCGAATGGGAGCGTGACATCGCGCTCGACTACGTGATCCAAGGCGGCGCGTTCAAAGGGCTGGGCATCGGCTGGAAAAACGGGCTGCTGCACTCTGAAGTGGACCCGAACCAGGAGCAGAACCGCCTGATCCTGAGTTACAGCTTTGCGCTTTTCTGA
- a CDS encoding response regulator, whose translation MSQAGKSILLVDDDQEIRELLQTYLSRAGFQVRTVADGAGFRQAMGEYAADLVILDVMLPDEDGFSLCRWVREHQRLAQVPIIMLTASSDEADRVIGLELGADDYLGKPFSPRELQARIKALLRRVGFGQERAVVEVLAFDEWRLDMISHRLFHIDGEEVILSGADFALLKLFLDHPQQILDRDTIANATRGREVMPLERIVDMAVSRLRQRLRDTGKAPGLIRTVRGAGYLLAAQVTPHSHA comes from the coding sequence GTGAGCCAAGCCGGAAAATCCATTCTCCTGGTCGATGACGATCAGGAAATTCGCGAACTGCTGCAGACGTACCTGAGCCGTGCCGGCTTCCAGGTGCGTACGGTCGCCGATGGCGCCGGCTTCCGCCAGGCCATGGGCGAGTACGCTGCGGACCTGGTGATCCTCGATGTGATGCTGCCCGACGAGGACGGCTTCAGCCTGTGCCGCTGGGTGCGCGAGCATCAGCGACTGGCACAGGTGCCGATCATCATGCTCACCGCCAGTTCCGACGAGGCTGACCGGGTGATCGGTCTGGAGTTGGGCGCCGATGACTACCTCGGCAAACCCTTCAGCCCGCGCGAGCTGCAAGCGCGGATCAAGGCCCTGCTGCGGCGGGTTGGCTTCGGCCAGGAGCGCGCCGTAGTGGAAGTGCTGGCGTTCGACGAGTGGCGCCTGGACATGATCAGCCACCGCCTGTTCCACATCGATGGCGAGGAGGTGATCCTCTCTGGCGCCGACTTCGCTCTGCTCAAGCTGTTCCTCGATCACCCGCAGCAGATCCTCGACCGCGACACCATCGCCAACGCCACCCGTGGCCGCGAGGTGATGCCGCTGGAGCGCATCGTCGACATGGCGGTGAGCCGTCTGCGCCAGCGCTTGCGTGACACCGGCAAGGCACCAGGGCTGATCCGCACGGTGCGCGGGGCCGGCTACCTGCTCGCGGCGCAGGTGACGCCGCACAGCCATGCGTAG
- a CDS encoding glucokinase: MKLALVGDIGGTNARFALWRDERLESVRVLATADFTCPEQAIARYLADLGLAPGSVAAVCLACAGPVSGEHFRFTNNHWRLARTAFCRELQVDELLLINDFSAMALGMTRLREHERLQVCPGIAEPGSPAVVIGPGTGLGVGTLLALDDGRWQALPGEGGHVDLPIGSLREAALWQQLFSQLGHVRAEDVLSGSGLLQLYRAVCALDGHAPRLASPAEVSAAALAGEPVAVEVLEQFCAWLGRVAGNNVLTLGARGGVYIVGGVVPRFAAFFQASGFARSFSSKGCMSGYFEGVPVWLVTAEYPGLEGAGVALQQALASAL, encoded by the coding sequence GTGAAACTGGCGTTGGTTGGCGATATCGGCGGTACAAATGCGCGCTTCGCCCTGTGGCGCGACGAGCGGTTGGAGTCGGTACGGGTGCTGGCCACCGCCGACTTCACCTGCCCCGAGCAGGCGATTGCCCGCTACCTGGCCGACCTGGGTCTGGCGCCAGGCAGCGTCGCCGCGGTCTGCCTGGCCTGCGCCGGGCCGGTAAGCGGCGAGCACTTCCGTTTCACCAACAACCATTGGCGCCTCGCGCGCACGGCCTTCTGCCGCGAACTGCAGGTGGACGAGCTGTTGCTGATCAACGACTTTTCCGCGATGGCGCTGGGCATGACCCGCTTGCGCGAGCACGAGCGCCTGCAGGTTTGCCCCGGCATTGCCGAACCCGGCAGCCCGGCGGTGGTGATAGGTCCGGGCACCGGGCTGGGCGTTGGCACCCTGCTAGCGCTGGACGACGGTCGCTGGCAAGCGCTGCCGGGCGAGGGCGGGCATGTCGACCTGCCGATCGGCAGCCTGCGCGAAGCGGCGCTCTGGCAGCAGCTGTTCAGTCAGCTGGGCCATGTACGCGCCGAGGATGTGCTCAGTGGCAGCGGCCTGTTGCAGCTCTACCGCGCGGTCTGCGCCCTGGACGGTCATGCGCCGCGGCTGGCTTCGCCGGCCGAGGTCAGCGCCGCGGCCCTGGCCGGGGAGCCTGTGGCGGTCGAGGTACTGGAGCAATTCTGCGCCTGGCTCGGACGGGTCGCCGGCAATAATGTGCTGACCCTTGGCGCACGCGGCGGAGTGTATATAGTCGGGGGGGTGGTGCCGCGCTTCGCGGCCTTCTTCCAGGCCAGCGGCTTCGCCCGCAGCTTCTCCAGCAAGGGCTGCATGAGTGGTTATTTCGAAGGCGTGCCGGTGTGGCTGGTGACGGCCGAGTACCCCGGCCTGGAAGGGGCGGGTGTGGCGCTGCAGCAGGCGTTGGCTTCTGCACTGTGA
- a CDS encoding Zn-dependent hydrolase: protein MLKSNGERLWDSLMQMAKVGATENGGNCRLALSAEDRAGRELFVSWCRELGMSIKVDRIGNLFAQREGRNGALPPVVMGSHLDTQPKGGRFDGIYGVLAGLEVVRSLRDQGIETEKPIEIAVWTNEEGARFTPAMLGSAVFTQVLPLEKALAIKDADGISMKEALEQSGYAGEEPLARAFDAYFEAHIEQGPILEDNGLPVGVVTGGQAICWLDVEVQGVPAHAGTTPMPLRKDALFGVGEMIAALEQLARDFAPKGLVTVGQLNIARSSRNTIPGRVAFTLDLRHHLDEEIAAMEASARDLIVTIATKRGLAVSVERHWLSPATPFDDACIAAVRNAVETLGYPHQDIVSGAGHDAIHLARHCPTTMVFIPCVGGLSHNEAEDALPDDVSKGCDVLLNAVLSRANRI from the coding sequence ATGTTGAAGAGTAACGGCGAACGGCTGTGGGACAGCCTGATGCAGATGGCCAAGGTCGGGGCCACGGAAAACGGTGGCAACTGCCGGCTGGCGCTGTCGGCCGAGGATCGCGCCGGTCGCGAGCTGTTCGTAAGCTGGTGCCGGGAGCTCGGCATGTCGATCAAGGTTGACCGCATCGGCAACCTCTTTGCCCAGCGCGAAGGCAGGAACGGCGCGCTGCCGCCGGTGGTCATGGGCAGCCATCTGGACACCCAGCCCAAGGGTGGCCGTTTCGATGGTATCTATGGTGTGTTGGCCGGCCTGGAGGTGGTGCGTAGCCTGAGGGACCAGGGCATCGAGACTGAAAAGCCCATTGAGATCGCGGTCTGGACCAACGAAGAAGGGGCACGCTTCACGCCTGCCATGCTCGGTTCTGCAGTCTTCACCCAGGTGTTGCCGCTGGAAAAGGCCCTGGCGATTAAGGATGCCGACGGCATCAGTATGAAGGAGGCTCTCGAGCAGTCCGGATATGCCGGCGAGGAACCGCTGGCGAGAGCCTTCGACGCCTATTTCGAAGCGCACATCGAGCAAGGTCCGATTCTCGAGGACAACGGCTTGCCCGTAGGCGTGGTCACCGGTGGCCAAGCCATCTGCTGGCTGGATGTCGAAGTCCAGGGCGTGCCCGCCCATGCTGGCACTACGCCCATGCCCCTGCGCAAGGACGCCTTGTTCGGCGTCGGCGAGATGATCGCCGCGCTCGAGCAACTGGCCAGGGATTTCGCCCCCAAGGGCCTGGTCACGGTTGGCCAGTTGAACATCGCCCGGTCTTCGCGCAACACCATCCCCGGCCGGGTTGCCTTCACCCTGGACCTGCGTCATCACCTGGACGAAGAAATCGCCGCCATGGAGGCGAGTGCCCGCGACCTCATCGTCACCATCGCCACCAAGCGCGGCCTCGCCGTGAGTGTCGAGCGGCACTGGCTGAGCCCGGCGACCCCCTTTGACGACGCCTGTATCGCCGCCGTGAGGAACGCGGTCGAGACCCTGGGCTATCCCCACCAGGACATCGTCAGCGGCGCCGGACACGACGCCATCCACCTGGCCCGCCATTGCCCGACCACTATGGTGTTCATCCCGTGCGTCGGCGGCCTCAGTCATAACGAGGCCGAAGACGCCTTGCCGGACGATGTCAGCAAGGGCTGCGATGTATTGCTCAACGCGGTATTGAGCCGAGCGAACAGGATCTAA